Genomic segment of Arachis hypogaea cultivar Tifrunner chromosome 11, arahy.Tifrunner.gnm2.J5K5, whole genome shotgun sequence:
TAATGTTTTATtagaagataaaaataattagatatttttatttatatgattataaAAACTTCACAATTAGTAGAGAAAGACGATGAAAAAAAGATTTTCTAAAGCgaaaagatttataaaatgataaaataatatttaattaatctttaaatttataattcatatcatgtttaaacttttttaattcaaaaataattaaaatatttttttttatgtttcacCAATCTCTTCACTTAAAAAGAATTTATCGAAATATTGTAATTGAAAAATCAAGCACTATGAACAACGATTTCCCCTCCTGAATAATAAATAGTACCAGAACTGATTGGGCAAAGAGTGTTTGGGATCATTGACCGTAGCCTCGTTGTTCAACAATGTTTGCCTAATCAGGAGAGCATGTTTCTTTGGTCAAAGAAAATGACGACTAGAAGCAAGCATTCAAACTCTCCTTGGTCTccaaagactaataaaataacaaGCGAGGTCAAAGACTCAAAGCCCTTCCAGTTCCACCACGTAAAAGGAAACTATTGGCTTCAAGCCTGCAAAGCTTCAGCACATACAGTATTACACTCACGGCAAATTTACTAGCTCAAATTTCAACTCTGCCTAAAGCATAAAGGGAAAGGATTGCCATATCACCCAACCATGCCGCTGAAAAAGAAATGTGCAGATAAAGGTTCTTTTGGGGTTGAAAGGAAAACCGAAATGACTATTCACAACTAATTTTAAAGCTTGTAAATTTGGACGCCATGTTTGATTGTTTGTTAGTTTGGTTATAATCAGTGACggggattttgaaatttgaaatgccTTTAAAAGTTGCTTTCTAATTGGTGTCAAAGGATTAGCCTTTTCCTCATGCAAAGCTAGCGAGGTTATGCTTAGGATTATCAAAGCTAAACAAATATTAAAGGGTGTGAAATATAACGAAGTTTTTTATATAGGGAGAGTATGTCTATATTTACGGTGAATATACAAGTGTTTTTAAacactaaaattatatttttttataattcagtaatactttttttagtaatatttaaaaaaccATTGTATACAAGGAGAGTATATCTATGTTTACGATAATTATGATAGTTATACAAGTGTTGTTaaacattaaaattatattttttatattttggtaatactttttttagtaataattaaaaatgttaaataattaaaaaatattatttaaattttaacaattttttaaagtACCATAATTACTGTAGCTACTGTAACATAAATATCCTATATTGCATCTTCTATATAATTATTCCGCCAATATATTGCTAATAGGAGTATTTATGATCCGGTTCCATTCAAAAATTCAGTTCGAATTCATCTACTTTGAGACTAATTTTGTCCAATTTTATTATGATCCGATAAGACCCGAAGTTTCAATAAATGTTTCTATGATTCGATAAGACCCAAAGTTTCAATAAATAATCCTGCTAATTTATTAAACGATTTGGACCACTCAGATCCGACCCATTGAACCTGTATAAAAAAATGCATTTTATTTTCATGAGACTTTGAATATATATTTTGACGTGCAATTGACTAATTATTATTATgagattttaaattattattaaactcTAAATTATTATTACATGAAGTGTTatgaaataattattttcaaaaatttaaaagttcaaaaatataaaattcaaattttggtGATGTCTTGATGCATTATGAAAAGACACAtgtcttttaaattaattttaatattatgttatattaattataaacttattattttgtttttaatcaaacttgttgaattaaaaaatagatgAAAGAActatgaaattagaatttatgaataaatttaaatttaaataaatatcaatttttccataacaaataaattttttctcttctttataaataagagttattataattttttggtataaaatttatcaatatttaaattttatctagTTTAGACCCaactttaatataatttaaaaatagtataattttATCGGAATCTAAgaccaaataaaaatttaaaaaatacatccAATCATTAAAAATAGATCCAATCATTTCATTATTTAGgaccaaattaaaatcaaaactaaACTCACTTCACCCGGCCCAAACTCTGCCCCATCTGCTGCTGTGCACCCCTAACTGCTAAATGCTAATAGCATAATacacattttcattttcattttctcaCCATTGAATAAGATGTGGACCCATCTTATGTGGATCCCACACTATCCAAGAGCGGAAAATACTTTTGGCTCAGTGTATGAGGTAGGATGACACAGATAATACATCTAATGAAACTAACATCATAAAAGTATAAAACTCATCATCTAAGGGAAAGAAAGCAGGCAGTAATATTTTGCTGTAAAACTTTCAAGTTTCAACCTCATcatcatgaatgttaaaataaaaGATCTCTTCCCAAGCCAGAAGGAGACATATGCATCTCAGTGTCTGACCTGTTGGTTCGCAAAATTTAACTATAACATCATAACACTCACTAGTAGCCCACCCACCCctcgaaaaaacaaaaaagaaaacaatgtAGGGGAAGCCTGTCAAAACGTTGAAACCGGTTGTACACATCATCAGAACTATAATTCAAACAAGAAACCTCTGAAATCATCACTgactttagattttttatttactaattaattcataattaacctattatatcatatatatagagagaaataGTTATAGATATGGATATGGATATTACTTTACTTACAGAGAAGACTGCAAGGAATAAGTAAACTTAAACTACTTTGGTAATCATCTAAACTAAACTTGCCACCCTGCATACCCAAAGCTAGTGCTAGGAAGTAACACACAAAACAGCTACAAAAAGGAAGAAGGACAAAAAGAACCTAGCATATATGTTATCATATAACTGCTGGGTCTTCTTTTCCCAACTTAGACATGTAATTTCCTTCTGTCTTTACACAAATTCTGCGCATTTATACCTCCATTCCTGGTACCAATTTACCATGCCTCCCCCAAAACCAAAACAGCTTTCGCAAGAAGCTGCAAACCACTCCCCCGCAGCTTCTTTGTTACCTCTGCAATCAAGAAAGAAATGACCAACCACCAAATAACTAATCAATTTTCTCGTCCTTGCAAAATCACAAAAATTCACAATCATATTTCAAACCCTCCACACAGCATGCTTTGCGGGTCGCAACCACAAAATGcatccaaataataataataataataaataataatgataataataataaaaagaataagaaaaagacaGAACCTTTGCCGGAGCATCCGCCACCCTGTACGCTTCGGCAGTAACCCCTACCAGCCATAACCCAGGGAAAACACActgaaatttaacaaaaaattaaaaaaatagattaaatttaGTAGCAATAAAACGGAACAGTTACTTCACCTATCTAAATAAAACGAGAAGGATGCATTGGTAGTATTGTATTTGGTATCGAATAGTGTCCGTACATCCATTTGTTTCTGAACGTTCTTGGGCCTCTTCCTGGGCCTTCTCGCGGGCCTGGACCCAGTCATTATGAAGATGTCCTCCTCGATTTCTTCCCTCGAAAGCGCGATCCAGAACTTCCTCTTCTCCGACGAGCACTGTCCCTCCCTCGCCGCTGCCGGCCCCGCCATCGCTGCCATCATCCCTCTCAGCCTCATTGACTTCCCTCCCTCCGCGTTCGCCGCTTCCACTCCTTCGCCATTCCCGCTCCTCGACGTTCCACCCGTAACCGCCGGCGCCGTCTGCTTCCTCGGCCTCAGGTTCCACGGCTTCTGCACCGCCTCCTCCGCCCCGGCCGCTTCAGCTACCTCggtttcatgcttcttctcctccTCGTCTTCGGCCTCATGCTCGTTATTGGTGTTGCTGATGTTGGTATGAAGTGGAGGAGTGTggtttttgttttggttttggttgtggctGTTGCTGTGGTGATTGGAAGGGGAAACAGCATAGCGGTTAGTCCTCTGTGGTCGCGATCCGACACGTGGTAGGCGGTTATCGGAGTCAGAGTCATGCTCGTGATCGGAGACAGGGCGGCGGAAGCGGTGGTGGTTGTTGGAGGTGGTGGCGTGGTGGCTCTTGGCAGTGCTGGTACCTCCCCATTTCAGAAACGGTAAAGTGAAGTTGTGCAGAGGCTGAGACTTCAACGGCGCTGTAGCCATTCACACacgttttctcttctttgtttcgccagtgaagaagaagaacgacAACAGTTGGTTGAAACTCGAAACGCTGTCGTATAGAAGGTGAAAAGTGAAAAACCCTAGCTTAAGGGGGGGGGGAAATTGAATGAGGGGATGGTTGTAGAAGAAATTTTTTGTGCTGAAGAGAGTTTGGCCTTCAATGAATGCATATGCCTGTAAGTAATATAAGGCCACAAAAGGGGGTGTGTGGTTATTTGTGACTTTGTGTGAGGATTTCCTAATTATGAGTTTTGATTAACCTTTGGCCGCCTATAGTCCTAGTTATTTTCAGTTATTGCCTTTtggatcccttttttttttttttttaattttgggaaAGCAATAATTTGTAGCTGTGAATTCTAAAAACGCCGAATAAAAGTACTCATTACACaagaaaattaatattatatttatgaaaaatgaattttgtaTGATAAAagtacttaaattttaaatttttattaattttaataaattttttaaagaaataaatacTAAAtcgatatttaaaaaattatgacgCTAACAAAATAATtctcgaaaaattttaaaatttgacaaaaataccTAAACCTAATAATCTAATACATTGGAATGCTGAGATGACAAACTCTGTTAAGTCTTCTATtacctaaattttttattttttaaaatcaattgatATGTAAAAAAATCTGATTATGCCTCCAAATTAGTCCTTAATATGAATATCCTAATTTCTCTATTGATAGTATCTCTAATTTTCAGAGAATTACCCAAAATCTAAAATTTGTAATATAAGAAGAATGTGTGGTTCAAAGTCTCCtgttgagtttgaagaactaacattttatagattttttttggtgtctaaacaaggaaagaaacaaagcaaaaactatcctaaatccgagcggatgattcgttggagatcaacaccaggctcagaccaaataatatgattagagttactcttggcaccatatttagccatccaatccgcagctctatttgcttctTGGGGCACCCattcaacgtgaacaagccaaggacgagataaaagctcctgaatcttgtgaaccaaatctgttaTTTCAAATGAatacccacttgtaagctcatgcatgatgggcagaatgtcaaggcaatccgtttcacatataatatcccgCAAACTGTAATCCCAAGCTAAAACCAGccccctccaagcagcaaataattcacatctgattatagactaagggggaatgcttccagagcagcccgagatccaatctcccttagaatctctaataatacacccaaatcccgctaaatttgaatccatatgcaagcttgcatcacaattaactttaaaactattgcctaccggtggttcccaacacaggcaatttcggagagacctaaaggcattgcttcgattcctgtaaacctgtaagtccttggcggtaattctggccaaggcaacaaccttatggtctgtccaagggttgtcagtgttgaatatgtcattgcacctatgtctccatacccaccaaagccctgcaccaaaggacacctcattgttagccaaggccttccgaaaccactcctcaagagcagtaccagccgtcgagtccaggatactaggatccaacatataccagattgcctttgatcgttcacagtctctaaggcaatgctccatagtctcctgcgccttgttacatctcttacacatatctgaagaagctaaatgccgcttgaatcgaaaggtctcagttggtagagcatcatgtaagctaagccacatagtaaatttgaacttctctggaatgtttgtgttccacaaccagttccaattactgttggcattccaatttaatgttttctttaATAACCATCTGTAACCCTCCCTTACACTATATTTTTTTGTTGCTGCAGGCCACCACTTCCACTGTGGCTCCAACTCAGTCAAACTAGGATATCTCAGACCACAAATAAACTGCTTAATCTCGTGCGGAATAGACGTGGTAAGACTATCAACCTCCCAAGACACCCCTTTTTCACAAGTCAGCCACcatgaaatctgattcagaaatatGTACATAAGGAACAAGGTTGCAAAGCTTACCAAAAGGAGTCCACTCATCATACCAAACTGATTTGTGGACATCTCCAATATTCCAATGAAGCCCTTCCTTGAGATGCTCATAGGCACTAACAATGTTCTTCCAGGTAGCCGATGAAGAATTTCTACTGTTTTCGTTCATACCAGATTGATTCCTGAGATATTTATGCTTCAGAACCTGCACCCATAACTTCTCACTATTATTTAGACAATCCCATACCAACTTTCCCATAAGCACCATGTTAGCACAGGAAGTATCCCTAATACCCAATCCTCCTGCCTTTTTAGGAGTTATGGCGACCTCCCACCTGACCAGAGGCAGCCCTTTTCCAGTGGCTTGGCCTTTCCACAAGAATTGTCTCATCaaggaatcaattttattacatgcatacttcgggagaagagaaatttgcatttcataaactggGATAGAGGCCATAACCGATTTAACAAGACAAAGCCTCCCTGCCTTATTCAGTAGGCGTCCTTTCCAACTggagagcttcctcaaaattttttcaataatctcCTGAGCCGTCTTCCTGGAAGCTCTGACATGACCGATGTTAATTCCCAGGTATTTACCCAAATCATTGCAGAACCGGATGTTAGAGACCCCTGAGAGAACCCCTTTTCTCCTCTCCGACACCCTCTTGGAACACTGGGCCTTTGACTTATGAAGATTTACCTTTAAACCTGACGCTTTAGAAAACAAGTCCAAACAATGCATGACCTCTATTACTTGAGCTTTTGATGCCTTACAGAAAAGCAaaagatcatctgcaaacatcaaatgagagagtcgtggtccattcctagaaaccgcaactgggttccacaaaccttgggaaactctatgagagataaagcaggcaagcatttccatacagagtacaaatagataaggagacataggatctccttgcctcaaccctctcttcggattgaaattttggagcctgttcccattccacaaaactgccaacaaagaggaagtCACACAATTCAATATAAGATTAATGGTAGCCTTTGGAAACCCAAACCGGACCAAAGTAGCTTCCAAAAAATGCCAGTCTACCCTGTCataagctttttccaaat
This window contains:
- the LOC112720781 gene encoding uncharacterized protein; translation: MATAPLKSQPLHNFTLPFLKWGGTSTAKSHHATTSNNHHRFRRPVSDHEHDSDSDNRLPRVGSRPQRTNRYAVSPSNHHSNSHNQNQNKNHTPPLHTNISNTNNEHEAEDEEEKKHETEVAEAAGAEEAVQKPWNLRPRKQTAPAVTGGTSRSGNGEGVEAANAEGGKSMRLRGMMAAMAGPAAAREGQCSSEKRKFWIALSREEIEEDIFIMTGSRPARRPRKRPKNVQKQMDCVFPGLWLVGVTAEAYRVADAPAKR